One Littorina saxatilis isolate snail1 linkage group LG12, US_GU_Lsax_2.0, whole genome shotgun sequence genomic region harbors:
- the LOC138982553 gene encoding heat shock 70 kDa protein 13-like, whose translation MSSTFVFLGGAVLALLLAGYFGQKYMPPPKPKIIGIDLGTTYSCVGVYHAVTGVIDVLEVEDRHRCIPSVVAFSDDGIVVGYKAVAQAEHNHQNTLYDAKRFIGKKFDAAELAETQKQYAFKLEADEHGMIRYVVTVNKTERRVTPEEVGSVIVGTLRSAAERNLTVPVKKVVMSVPAEFDDAQRNYTKKAASIAGLEVLRVINEPTAAALAYGLHKKTGLQNVLVVDLGGGTLDVSLLNVQGGMFLTQAMAGNNHLGGQDFNQRLLKHMTGLVKERFGQPLTDKADTQALRLQVEEAKLNLTHHLETHISLNLHSLGGKLLRESISRSLFEDLNYDLFKKALQPIDKVLQATELSRDEVDEIVLVGGSTRIPKVRELIRDYFGKKPNTAIDPELAVVSGVSIQAGIIGGMWPLTVSAVELPTRVRKIHVH comes from the exons ATGAGTTCCACATTTGTGTTTCTAG GGGGAGCAGTGCTGGCCCTACTGTTGGCAGGGTATTTTGGACAGAAATACATGCCACCACCAAAGCCAAAAATCATTGGAATTGATCTGG GGACAACGTACTCTTGTGTTGGGGTGTACCATGCTGTGACTGGGGTCATTGATGTCTTGGAGGTGGAAGACAGGCATCGCTGTATACCCAGTGTGGTTGCTTTCAG TGATGACGGCATAGTGGTGGGCTACAAGGCTGTGGCCCAGGCTGAACACAATCACCAGAACACGCTCTACGATGCCAAGCGCTTTATCGGCAAGAAGTTTGATGCTGCAGAACTGGCTGAAACTCAGAAGCAATATGCTTTCAAG TTGGAGGCGGATGAACACGGCATGATCCGTTACGTTGTCACTGTGAACAAAACAGAACGGCGAGTGACGCCTGAAGAAGTTGGATCCGTGATTGTTGGAACGTTACGCTCTGCTGCAGAACGCAATCTGACTGTACCTGTCAAAAAAGTGGTGATGTCGGTGCCCGCTGAGTTTGATGACGCGCAAAGAAATTATACCAAGAAGGCAGCATCCATTGCAG GACTAGAGGTACTACGTGTGATCAATGAGCCGACAGCAGCAGCACTGGCATACGGACTTCACAAGAAGACAGGCCTGCAGAATGTTCTAGTGGTTGACTTGGGGGGAGGGACGCTGGACGTATCCCTGCTCAACGTGCAAGGGGGCATGTTTCTCACGCAGGCAATGGCTG GTAACAATCACCTGGGAGGCCAGGACTTCAACCAGCGCTTGCTGAAGCACATGACGGGACTGGTCAAGGAGCGTTTTGGACAGCCGCTGACTGACAAGGCCGACACCCAGGCTCTCAGGCTACAAGTAGAGGAGGCCAAGCTGAACCTCACCCATCACCTAGAAACCCACATCTCTCTCAACCTTCATTCTTTAGGGGGGAAGCTTCTTCGGGAGTCTATATCACGTAGCTTGTTCGAAGATCTCAACTATGATCTTTTCAAAAAAGCTTTGCAGCCCATTGACAAGGTGCTGCAGGCTACAGAGCTCTCCAGAGATGAAGTCGACGAGATCGTCCTAGTCGGGGGGTCCACGAGGATTCCCAAAGTTCGGGAGCTGATTCGGGACTATTTCGGTAAAAAGCCGAACACGGCAATCGACCCGGAACTGGCGGTGGTCAGCGGTGTGTCTATACAGGCGGGCATTATAGGTGGGATGTGGCCCTTGACCGTCAGTGCTGTGGAGTTGCCCACAAGAGTGCGCAAGATTCATGTACACTGA